The proteins below come from a single Brachyhypopomus gauderio isolate BG-103 unplaced genomic scaffold, BGAUD_0.2 sc45, whole genome shotgun sequence genomic window:
- the LOC143486705 gene encoding protein turtle-like gives MLVCVFLLYCGLQVTAGCTWMDPQELIVSRSPGESVLLSCRCPDNHYIIKWTVGSSFQSTGRTVVSNEAGRYRGRVSIFDQTPSSNFSLLISNLSEEDSEQFWCGESKYVKLNVRGCSLSENKQHVEVSRSPGESVFLSCSCTHLKDHTWSGELRVEWRSPHHKDLHSTQLSPHYSGRVQMFNEESPENLSLLISDLTEEDSGLYSCWINHNQHRNFTLTVKGCTLSESPGAELIKYPGESVLLPCFCTDHHTKPASVKWEHLISSTESVWTEVSNGTRHHRDRVHMSHQNHPANLSLLLSNLTEEDQGTYKCTVNNNKQSISIRLSIKGCTLSESPMADLIKYPGESVFLPCSCTDPHTKPASVKWEHLISSTESAWTEVSNGTRHHRDRVHMSHQNHPANLSLLLFNLTEEDQGTYRCTVNNNNQSISIRLSIKGCTLSESPMADLIKYPGESVFLPCSCTDPHTKPASVKWEHLISSTESAWTEVSNGTRHHRDRVHMSHQNHPANLSLLLFNLTEEDQGTYRCTVNNNNQSISIRLSIKGCTLSESPMADLIKYPGESVFLPCSCTDPHTKPASVKWEHLISSTEPAWTEVSNGTRHHRDRVHMSHQNHPANLSLLLFNLTEEDQGTYRCTVNNNNQSISIRLSIKGKRVQAQLNLSALWF, from the exons atgctggtgtgtgtgtttctcctctaCTGTGGACTACAGGTGACTGCAG GTTGCACCTGGATGGATCCTCAAGAATTAATTGTCAGTCGTTCTCCAGGAGAGTCTGTACTGCTGTCCTGCCGTTGTCCAGACAACCATTACATCATCAAATGGACCGTTGGATCTTCATTTCAGTCTACAGGTCGCACTGTGGTGTCTAATGAGGCAGGACGCTACAGGGGCAGAGTCTCCATATTTGATCAAACACCCTCCAGTAACTTCTCTCTGCTCATCTCAAACCTCAGTGAAGAAGACTCTGAACAGTTCTGGTGTGGAGAGTCTAAATATGTCAAGCTAAACGTTAGAG gctgTAGTCTGTCAGAGAATAAGCAGCATGTTGAGGTCAGTAGATCTCCAGGAGagtctgtgttcctgtcctgTTCCTGCACTCATCTGAAGGACCACACGTGGAGTGGAGAGTTGAGAGTGGAGTGGAGATCACCACACCATAAAGATCTCCACTCTACTCAACTCAGTCCCCACTACAGTGGCAGAGTTCAGATGTTTAATGAGGAATCTCCAGAAAATCTATCTCTACTGATCTCGGACCTGACTGAAGAGGATAGTGGATTATATTCATGCTGGATTAATCACAATCAACACAGGAACTTCACTCTCACAGTTAAAG GCTGCACACTGTCAGAGAGTCCAGGGGCAGAACTGATCAAATACCCCGGAGAGTCTGTTCTCCTGCCCTGTTTCTGCACTGACCACCACACCAAACCTGCCAGTGTCAAATGGGAGCATCTGATCTCCAGTACTGAGTCTGTATGGACAGAGGTGTCCAACGGGACCAGACACCACAGAGACAGAGTCCACATGTCTCACCAGAACCATCCAGcaaatctctctctactcctctctaacCTGACTGAGGAAGACCAGGGAACATACAAGTGTACAGTCAACAACAACAAGCAGTCCATCAGCATCCGCCTCTCCATTAAAG GCTGCACACTGTCAGAGAGTCCAATGGCAGATTTGATCAAATACCCCGGAGAGTCTGTTTTCCTGCCCTGTTCCTGCACTGACCCCCACACCAAACCTGCCAGTGTCAAATGGGAGCATCTGATCTCCAGTACTGAGTCTGCATGGACAGAGGTGTCCAACGGGACCAGACACCACAGAGACAGAGTCCATATGTCTCACCAGAACCATCCAGcaaatctctctctactcctctttaacctgactgaggaagaccagggaacatacaggtgtacagtcaacaacaacaaccagtcCATCAGCATCCGCCTCTCCATTAAAG GCTGCACACTGTCAGAGAGTCCAATGGCAGATTTGATCAAATACCCCGGAGAGTCTGTTTTCCTGCCCTGTTCCTGCACTGACCCCCACACCAAACCTGCCAGTGTCAAATGGGAGCATCTGATCTCCAGTACTGAGTCTGCATGGACAGAGGTGTCCAACGGGACCAGACACCACAGAGACAGAGTCCACATGTCTCACCAGAACCATCCAGcaaatctctctctactcctctttaacctgactgaggaagaccagggaacatacaggtgtacagtcaacaacaacaaccagtcCATCAGCATCCGCCTCTCCATTAAAG GCTGCACACTGTCAGAGAGTCCAATGGCAGATTTGATCAAATACCCCGGAGAGTCTGTTTTCCTGCCCTGTTCCTGCACTGACCCCCACACCAAACCTGCCAGTGTCAAATGGGAGCATCTGATCTCCAGTACTGAGCCTGCATGGACAGAGGTGTCCAACGGGACCAGACACCACAGAGACAGAGTCCACATGTCTCACCAGAACCATCCAGcaaatctctctctactcctctttaacctgactgaggaagaccagggaacatacaggtgtacagtcaacaacaacaaccagtcCATCAGCATCCGCCTCTCCATTAAAGGTAAAAGAGTTCAAGCTCAACTAAACCTTTCAGCACTGTGGTTCtga